A single region of the Raphanus sativus cultivar WK10039 chromosome 1, ASM80110v3, whole genome shotgun sequence genome encodes:
- the LOC130497666 gene encoding F-box protein At1g49990-like, with protein sequence MCVYSSETGIWAFKQLRTPCPLQVYGFNKSLILDGMVYKWDKRVDDDTGPGVLVVYDFYAEKGDDNQCRIIHLPGTYNKYVRRCLTASCGDVIYVEILYQRLKVWKLKSNNSSDGEWWQLTREEIDMLSVGFDVLCFPLGMNPFDTDLIYLWSRQHRCVVSGNLRTQEFTLHREAETWSDGEGSWRINTSDSKKYMEETYEFDTNSVITLSQYVLPQWMDPVPSCPPY encoded by the coding sequence ATGTGTGTGTATTCTTCTGAGACAGGGATATGGGCTTTCAAGCAACTTCGCACCCCTTGTCCTCTTCAGGTATATGGTTTTAACAAGTCGTTGATTCTCGACGGGATGGTTTATAAGTGGGACAAGAGAGTGGACGATGATACTGGCCCTGGAGTTCTTGTTGTTTATGACTTTTATGCCGAGAAAGGTGATGATAATCAGTGTCGGATTATACATCTACCTGGCACGTATAACAAGTACGTTAGGAGATGCTTGACTGCTTCGTGCGGAGATGTTATCTACGTTGAAATATTGTATCAAAGATTGAAGGTCTGGAAGCTGAAGAGTAACAACTCCTCTGATGGAGAGTGGTGGCAGTTGACGAGAGAGGAGATCGACATGCTCTCTGTCGGATTTGATGTCCTTTGTTTTCCTTTGGGAATGAACCCGTTCGATACTGATTTGATCTATCTATGGAGTCGACAACACAGATGCGTGGTATCTGGTAATTTGAGGACACAAGAGTTTACTCTTCATCGGGAAGCGGAGACTTGGAGTGATGGTGAAGGTAGTTGGCGCATAAACACGTCTGATTCTAAGAAGTATATGGAAGAAACATATGAATTTGATACAAATTCGGTCATCACATTATCACAGTATGTGCTCCCGCAGTGGATGGATCCAGTGCCCTCCTGCCCGCCATATTGA
- the LOC108812343 gene encoding uncharacterized protein LOC108812343: protein MSSVGQSILMALTVTVNKYASSNVQAVRRNETKRDSLTSSTTDLRRRNIILSSSSSFLAAALTSSDQLLQKYLKKTEENKTKNDKERLDSYYKRNYKDYFEFVEGSTKGKTEAELSESEKRILEWLKANK, encoded by the exons ATGAGTTCCGTAGGGCAAAGCATACTCATGGCTTTAACAGTAACTGTTAACAAATACGCTTCCTCCAATGTTCAAGCTGTGCGCAGAAACGAAACCAAACGCGATTCTTTAACATCTTCAACCACTGATTTAAGACGCAGAAACATCATCttatcctcctcctcttccttccTCGCTGCCGCTTTGACCAGTAGCGATCAGCTTCTCCAGA AGTATTTGAAGAAGACTGAggaaaacaaaaccaagaacGACAAAGAG AGATTGGACAGTTATTACAAGAGGAACTATAAAGACTACTTTGAGTTTGTGGAAGGATCTACAAAGGGGAAGACAGAAGCAGAGCTCTCTGAGTCTGAGAAACGGATACTCGAATGGCTCAAGGCCAACAaatga